The Polyodon spathula isolate WHYD16114869_AA chromosome 3, ASM1765450v1, whole genome shotgun sequence genome has a segment encoding these proteins:
- the LOC121313668 gene encoding CCN family member 4-like encodes MRWLLPWILVILIAVSIPQARAQNSTAMPPVTAVTEQFNRTEYCKWPCKCPKIPPRCSAGVSLVQDGCDCCKACAKQVGEKCNEADTCDFHKGLYCDYSMDKPRYEVGVCAHVVGVGCEDNGVIYRNGQSFQPNCKYKCMCVNGAIGCMPVCRDSRPPLVWCQNPKRVKVPGKCCEQWICDESKKVRKTSPRHVSLDADESEVWHKNCVSQTTPWSLCSKTCGTGLSMRVTNANDQCELVNERRLCNIRPCEVDITRHIKPEKKCLNVYREDEPKNLTISGCISKKTYRPKYCGVCTDNRCCIPYKSKTVEVQFECPNGALFSWPVMWINACFCNLSCKNPNDIFADLEHYYDRSEIGN; translated from the exons ATGAGGTGGCTCCTGCCCTGGATTCTAGTCATACTAATAGCAGTCAGCATTCCTCAG GCACGTGCCCAGAATTCGACTGCCATGCCCCCCGTGACCGCAGTAACCGAGCAGTTTAACCGAACAGAGTACTGCAAGTGGCCATGCAAGTGTCCAAAGATCCCACCGCGCTGCTCCGCAGGGGTCAGTCTGGTGCAGGACGGCTGCGACTGCTGCAAAGCCTGCGCCAAGcaggtgggggagaaatgcaacGAGGCCGACACCTGCGACTTCCACAAGGGATTGTACTGTGACTATAGCATGGACAAGCCTAGGTACGAAGTAGGAGTGTGTGCAC ATGTGGTCGGGGTCGGGTGTGAGGATAACGGAGTGATTTATCGAAACGGGCAGAGCTTCCAGCCCAACTGCAAGTACAAGTGCATGTGTGTCAACGGGGCCATTGGGTGCATGCCTGTGTGCAGAGACTCTCGCCCGCCCCTCGTCTGGTGTCAGAACCCCAAGAGGGTTAAAGTCCCTGGGAAGTGCTGTGAGCAATGGATCTGTGACGAGTCTAAGAAAGTCAGGAAGACATCCCCCCGGCACGTCTCCTTAG ATGCAGATGAAAGCGAGGTTTGGCATAAGAACTGTGTATCACAGACCACTCCCTGGAGCCTATGCTCAAAAACGTGTGGAACAGGCCTCTCGATGAGAGTGACGAACGCCAATGACCAGTGCGAGCTGGTGAATGAGAGGCGGCTGTGCAACATCCGACCCTGTGAGGTCGACATCACCAGGCACATCAAG cctgagAAGAAATGTCTGAATGTGTACAGAGAGGATGAACCGAAGAACTTGACCATATCAGGGTGCATCAGTAAAAAGACATACAGGCCAAAGTACTGTGGGGTCTGCACAGACAACCGGTGCTGCATTCCATACAAGTCAAAGACTGTCGAGGTCCAGTTCGAGTGCCCCAATGGAGCCTTGTTTTCCTGGCCAGTGATGTGGATCAATGCTTGCTTTTGCAACTTGAGCTGTAAAAACCCCAATGACATTTTTGCAGACTTGGAGCACTATTATGATCGCTCTGAAATTGGAAACTAA